AAATTCGTTCAGTTCTTTCTACAGCTAGAAAACAAGGTCGCAATCTTCTGCAAGTTTTAACCCAGGTTCTCCGAGGTGAGGTCATTATTTTCGTCTAGATTCGACTACCTCGGCAGTTACATATTAAATTGAAACTCAATCACATCTCCTTCTTGCACCCCATAATTTTTCCCTTCTGAGCGCACTAGCCCTCTCTTCAAATTAGATCTATCGGAAGAGCAATATCATTGCAAAAATTGTTGATGTTCTTTACTGGTTAATCCCTCTTGTAGCGTCATCATGACCTGTTGCATTTCCCCAGCAATTAAAGCGACTTGATTTAACCATAAGCCTGGAAAAACTTGGCTGTAAACAATTCCTTTGTCATTAGGAGTCACAGACAAATAATTTCCTTGTTGCAAGTAAAACCAATCCAACTGTTGTTCCATCACTCGCCACACTAGATATTCTTTAACCCCATTACGACGATAAACTTGTTTTTTTTCATAGAGATCGATAGAAGCGCTACTGGCTGCAATTTCGATCACCATCTCTGGCGCACCAACAATATAACCCTCTTCATCAATGGAAGTTTGACCGCCACGGTTAGAATCAAAGAGCAAAACAGCATCAGGTTGAGGTTCATTGTCTAAATCTAGTTTAATCGTGGCGTTATCTCCTAAACGAACCCCAGGTGTTGCAATTTTATAGTTCCAAAGCCATCCGATTAGATTGGCGTGAGGTTCAGCATGAGGTTCAAATCTGAGAGGAGATGCCATGTAAACTTTTCCTTCGATTAATTCTGCCTTTTTGAGGTGAGGCATTTTTTGATAATATTGCTCAAATTCATAACGGGAAAGTCGATCTCCGTTTTCTAAAATGGGAGTTGAAATATTCATAGATGACAGTGTTCTTGCCAGGTCATACTTTCATTTTAGTGACGATCGCGCTGCCAAAAAAAGACCAGCCAAGGGGAGTGGTTGGTCTAGCTGGCTGCATTGGAAGGAGAAAATTTAAGTTGCACCAAGACCGTCTGACGCTGCTGTAGAAATCAGTTTAGTGCTTGGCTTTCAGCAGACCCTAATTTAAACATTAAAGCGAAACTCAATCACATCGCCTTCTTGCACCACATAATCTTTCCCTTCTGAACGCACTAGACCTTTTTCTTTAGCTG
Above is a window of Cyanobacteria bacterium GSL.Bin1 DNA encoding:
- a CDS encoding DUF933 domain-containing protein — encoded protein: MKRGLVRSEGKNYGVQEGDVIEFQFNM
- a CDS encoding Uma2 family endonuclease, whose amino-acid sequence is MNISTPILENGDRLSRYEFEQYYQKMPHLKKAELIEGKVYMASPLRFEPHAEPHANLIGWLWNYKIATPGVRLGDNATIKLDLDNEPQPDAVLLFDSNRGGQTSIDEEGYIVGAPEMVIEIAASSASIDLYEKKQVYRRNGVKEYLVWRVMEQQLDWFYLQQGNYLSVTPNDKGIVYSQVFPGLWLNQVALIAGEMQQVMMTLQEGLTSKEHQQFLQ